In the genome of Polaribacter sp. MED152, one region contains:
- a CDS encoding YHYH protein has product MKTKFLKSIVFAAVSISAFIACSSNDDEVDTIIDDTTNADVITELPTAFEEFDEDETDIYISGNGTSITIETTGLPNHTTPYWSESHPLYVAPTVTSEANMTPTRIDTSGRDLSGSLTVSASASVASSTTATSLGAIGIAVSGAYIYNDQEGNGPLDSAAGSLDYAGAHIGPSQYHYHLEPLAFTDDDDKLVGIISDGFFIYGRKCSSTGTYPTGLDASGGHTSTTQHSTEELYHYHIINDLYSTTGRYLAFAGPYQGTPNAIN; this is encoded by the coding sequence ATGAAAACTAAATTTTTAAAATCAATAGTATTTGCAGCAGTTTCTATAAGTGCTTTTATAGCATGTAGTTCTAATGATGATGAAGTAGATACCATTATTGATGATACTACTAACGCAGATGTAATTACAGAATTACCAACTGCTTTCGAAGAATTTGATGAAGATGAAACAGATATCTATATTTCTGGAAATGGAACTTCAATCACCATAGAAACAACAGGTTTGCCAAATCATACAACTCCATATTGGAGTGAGAGTCATCCATTATATGTAGCTCCAACTGTTACATCTGAAGCAAACATGACACCAACAAGAATTGATACTTCTGGCAGAGATTTATCTGGTTCTTTAACTGTATCTGCTTCTGCTTCTGTTGCAAGCTCAACAACAGCAACGAGTTTAGGGGCCATTGGTATTGCAGTTAGTGGTGCATACATTTACAATGATCAAGAAGGTAATGGGCCTTTAGATAGTGCAGCTGGTAGTTTAGATTATGCTGGTGCTCATATTGGTCCTTCTCAGTATCACTATCATTTAGAGCCTTTAGCTTTTACAGATGATGATGATAAATTAGTAGGTATTATTTCTGACGGATTTTTTATCTATGGTAGAAAATGTAGTTCAACAGGAACTTACCCAACAGGATTAGATGCTTCTGGAGGGCATACAAGTACAACACAACATTCTACTGAAGAGCTTTATCACTATCATATTATTAACGATTTATATTCTACAACAGGTAGGTACTTAGCGTTTGCAGGGCCTTACCAAGGTACACCAAATGCGATTAACTAA
- a CDS encoding Spy/CpxP family protein refolding chaperone, protein MKTKLLVVLITVLVILNGVLIFMLVAKPHQRNNKPPARNFLINQLDFTEAQKKTFTELDEEHKDKMQHFERQITHQKDALFSSFQTNDSNVNTRDIIERTSRLEVEKELEVFEFFKQVRAICTEEQKVKFDKIIKQALRGKRPGPPNRNGNGFPPKRRMPPPPR, encoded by the coding sequence ATGAAAACAAAATTACTTGTAGTTTTAATAACGGTTTTGGTGATATTAAATGGAGTTTTAATATTTATGTTGGTTGCTAAGCCTCATCAAAGAAATAATAAACCTCCAGCAAGAAATTTTCTAATAAATCAACTAGATTTTACTGAAGCTCAAAAGAAAACTTTTACTGAGTTAGATGAAGAGCATAAAGATAAAATGCAACATTTTGAAAGACAAATTACTCATCAAAAAGATGCTCTTTTTAGTTCTTTTCAAACGAATGACAGCAATGTAAATACAAGAGATATAATAGAAAGAACAAGCAGGTTAGAAGTAGAAAAAGAGTTAGAGGTTTTCGAATTTTTTAAACAAGTTAGAGCCATATGTACTGAGGAGCAGAAGGTTAAATTTGATAAAATAATTAAACAAGCATTAAGAGGTAAAAGACCTGGGCCACCCAATAGAAATGGCAATGGTTTTCCTCCTAAAAGAAGAATGCCTCCACCACCTAGATAA
- a CDS encoding aspartyl protease family protein, protein MKHRKSIFILLFIFWFINTEAQEGFRFLNQKKKKVSVKFKLINNLIVVPLKINDKKVSFILDSGVTKTILFNITKNDSLGLNNLEKIKLQGLGKGDAVEALMSKSNKISVENIQSNDESVYVILRDYFDLSGKMGITIHGILGYDLLKNFIVKINYKTKYIHFYNPKKVKLKACRNCEVFPLTFHRKKPYINTDIKLDTIGNKLTKVKLLIDTGGSDALWLFENSKYNIQTPNRFFTDILGEGLSGTIYGKRSRIPAVQLGNYMVKEPTVSFLDSVSTKNARSVKDRNGSIGAGILKRFIVWFDYANQKLMLKKNGSLTNGFDYNMSGLDVIYSGKQLVKERQTIVSTPISKGSENSKTINFISGFSYKFKPSFKIRNVVKGSPSHVAGLQKGDIILKLNNANAADLTLESINQKFQERDKKRIRITVLRNEQKMKFEFFLEKKI, encoded by the coding sequence TTGAAACATAGAAAATCCATATTTATTTTACTTTTCATATTCTGGTTTATCAATACAGAAGCACAAGAAGGTTTTCGGTTTTTGAATCAGAAGAAAAAGAAAGTTAGTGTTAAGTTTAAATTGATAAATAATTTAATAGTTGTACCTCTTAAAATTAATGATAAAAAGGTATCGTTTATTTTAGATTCTGGTGTTACTAAAACCATTCTTTTTAACATCACCAAAAATGATAGTTTAGGTTTAAATAATTTAGAGAAAATTAAACTTCAAGGCTTAGGTAAAGGTGATGCTGTAGAAGCATTAATGTCTAAAAGCAATAAAATTTCTGTAGAAAATATTCAAAGTAATGATGAATCTGTATATGTAATTCTAAGAGATTATTTTGATTTATCCGGTAAAATGGGAATTACAATCCATGGGATTTTGGGTTATGATTTACTTAAAAATTTTATTGTTAAAATCAATTACAAAACAAAGTATATTCACTTTTACAACCCTAAAAAAGTTAAACTCAAAGCCTGCAGAAATTGCGAAGTTTTTCCGTTAACATTTCATCGAAAGAAACCTTATATAAATACAGATATAAAGTTAGACACTATTGGTAATAAACTTACCAAAGTTAAATTATTGATAGACACAGGAGGCAGTGATGCACTTTGGTTGTTCGAAAATTCCAAATACAATATTCAAACGCCAAATCGTTTTTTTACAGATATATTAGGTGAAGGTTTAAGTGGTACTATTTATGGCAAAAGAAGTAGAATACCAGCTGTACAATTAGGTAATTATATGGTTAAAGAGCCAACTGTATCTTTTCTAGATTCAGTATCCACCAAAAACGCAAGGAGTGTAAAAGATAGAAATGGAAGTATAGGTGCTGGTATTTTAAAGCGATTCATTGTTTGGTTTGATTATGCTAATCAGAAATTAATGTTGAAAAAAAATGGTTCTTTAACTAATGGTTTTGATTACAATATGAGTGGCTTAGATGTTATTTACAGTGGAAAACAATTGGTAAAAGAAAGACAAACCATAGTTTCAACTCCTATTAGCAAAGGATCTGAAAACAGTAAAACAATTAATTTTATTAGCGGTTTTTCTTATAAGTTTAAGCCATCCTTTAAAATAAGAAATGTGGTTAAAGGTTCACCAAGTCATGTTGCAGGTCTTCAAAAAGGTGATATCATTTTAAAGCTAAATAATGCAAATGCTGCAGATTTAACACTGGAATCTATCAATCAGAAATTTCAAGAAAGAGACAAAAAACGAATAAGGATAACCGTTTTAAGAAATGAGCAAAAAATGAAGTTTGAATTTTTTCTAGAGAAAAAAATCTAA
- a CDS encoding EF-hand domain-containing protein: MKKSILTILIVALGVLTTSGQENRENEKRQGPPSIKKIFKDLDTNEDGKISLKEAKGPLKQDFKKIDTNKDGFISKEELKKAPKPKRPERPERREDN; this comes from the coding sequence ATGAAAAAATCAATTTTAACCATATTAATTGTTGCACTTGGAGTGTTAACCACTTCTGGTCAAGAAAACAGAGAAAATGAAAAAAGACAAGGACCACCATCAATAAAAAAGATTTTTAAAGATTTAGACACAAATGAAGATGGAAAAATTTCTTTGAAAGAAGCAAAAGGCCCATTAAAACAAGATTTTAAAAAGATTGATACCAATAAAGATGGTTTTATTTCTAAAGAAGAATTAAAAAAGGCACCAAAGCCTAAAAGACCAGAGAGACCAGAAAGAAGAGAAGACAATTAA
- a CDS encoding toxin-antitoxin system YwqK family antitoxin, with the protein MRLTKYYIIAIFIFLACQKQENQELILHSKKVIKNVFVDKSQLKLDPLKGKWFYNNKPFNGYSVKRYANDSISEKTTFYNGKREGDNFMFFKNGGIKRKAFYVNNQLHGKKLNYDKEGNLIAASNYVNGKLEGVQKVWYSSGQLAKKRNLTQGKEDGLQQAWLENGTIYVNYEAKNGRIFGMQRANLCYQLKNEKIEERKSI; encoded by the coding sequence ATGCGATTAACTAAATATTACATAATTGCTATTTTTATTTTTCTTGCTTGTCAAAAGCAGGAGAATCAAGAGCTTATTTTGCATTCTAAAAAGGTAATTAAAAATGTTTTTGTTGATAAAAGTCAACTAAAGTTAGATCCATTAAAAGGGAAGTGGTTTTATAATAATAAGCCCTTTAATGGTTATAGCGTAAAACGATATGCGAATGACAGTATATCAGAAAAAACAACGTTTTACAATGGTAAAAGAGAAGGTGATAATTTTATGTTCTTTAAAAATGGAGGCATAAAAAGAAAAGCCTTTTATGTAAACAATCAATTGCATGGTAAAAAGTTGAATTACGATAAAGAAGGAAATCTTATAGCAGCATCTAATTATGTAAATGGTAAACTAGAAGGTGTTCAGAAAGTATGGTATTCTAGTGGTCAATTAGCTAAAAAAAGAAACCTTACTCAGGGTAAAGAAGATGGATTACAACAAGCTTGGCTAGAAAATGGAACTATTTATGTGAATTATGAAGCGAAAAATGGGCGAATTTTCGGGATGCAAAGAGCCAATTTGTGCTATCAACTTAAAAATGAAAAAATTGAAGAACGTAAAAGCATATAG
- a CDS encoding SCO family protein, whose protein sequence is MKKLKNVKAYSILFFTALLIFSCKKQKKNTLSSRVEALPYYNEASFTPKWIASNDKELKDFHKIPDFEFTNQHGEQVTQDTFKNKIYVTDFFFTTCPGICPLMTKNMHLVQEAFKEDNSVLMLSHSVTPSIDSVAQLKNYAIEKNIGNNWHLVTGKKQEIYDLGRSSYFVENDLGEPKGIDDFLHTENFILIDKNKHIRGIYNGLNKNSVKQLIADIKTLQKS, encoded by the coding sequence ATGAAAAAATTGAAGAACGTAAAAGCATATAGTATTTTATTTTTTACAGCGCTTTTAATTTTTAGTTGTAAAAAACAGAAAAAGAATACGTTATCAAGTAGAGTAGAGGCTTTGCCTTATTATAACGAAGCTTCATTTACGCCAAAATGGATTGCATCTAATGATAAAGAATTAAAAGATTTTCATAAAATTCCTGATTTTGAATTTACAAATCAACATGGAGAGCAAGTAACACAAGATACTTTTAAGAATAAAATTTATGTAACTGATTTTTTCTTTACTACTTGTCCAGGAATTTGCCCTTTAATGACTAAAAATATGCATTTGGTACAAGAAGCTTTTAAAGAAGATAATTCTGTTTTAATGCTTTCGCACTCAGTAACACCGTCAATTGATTCTGTAGCTCAATTAAAGAATTATGCCATAGAAAAAAATATTGGAAATAATTGGCATCTGGTTACAGGAAAGAAACAAGAAATTTATGATTTAGGAAGATCATCTTATTTTGTAGAAAATGATTTAGGTGAACCAAAAGGAATAGACGATTTTCTGCACACAGAAAACTTTATTTTAATAGATAAGAACAAACACATAAGAGGCATTTATAATGGTCTGAATAAAAATTCGGTAAAGCAGTTAATTGCTGATATAAAAACGCTTCAAAAAAGTTAA
- a CDS encoding DUF1573 domain-containing protein, producing the protein MKVFGSFLVVFLISFSINAQEFKFEKETIDYGKVNKGSNGESTFVFTNVGDAPLIIKNVRSTCGCTVPKKPEKPIMPGEKGEIKVSYDTNRIGGFSKSINIFSNAKNARKVIRIKGVVLTGVSMEKEKSIVSDSQ; encoded by the coding sequence ATGAAAGTATTCGGATCTTTTTTAGTTGTTTTTTTAATTTCTTTTTCCATAAATGCTCAAGAATTTAAGTTTGAAAAAGAAACTATAGATTATGGTAAAGTGAATAAAGGTTCTAATGGCGAGAGTACTTTTGTGTTTACAAATGTGGGTGATGCTCCTTTAATAATTAAAAATGTAAGATCTACTTGTGGTTGTACAGTACCTAAAAAACCAGAAAAGCCAATTATGCCTGGAGAAAAAGGAGAAATTAAAGTTTCTTATGATACCAATAGAATTGGTGGTTTTTCTAAGTCGATTAATATTTTTTCGAACGCTAAGAATGCTAGAAAAGTAATTCGAATTAAAGGCGTTGTTCTAACAGGAGTTTCTATGGAGAAAGAAAAAAGTATTGTTTCTGATTCTCAATAA
- the murB gene encoding UDP-N-acetylmuramate dehydrogenase — protein sequence MNIKENISLKEYNTFGIDVNAKRFVSVNSVYQLQQLLKAEKNVFLISGGSNMLLTKDIDKLVVHIDFKGISIDKEDDDFVYLTVNAGENWHDFVLYCVAQNYGGLENLALIPGNVGTCPIQNIGAYGVEVKDTITKLEAVNLETTKLESFSNEDCNFGYRNSIFKNSVKGKYVITSVAFKLTKRNHNLNTSYGAIETELASKQITEPTLKDISDAVIAIRKSKLPDPKEIGNSGSFFKNPVISKSHFLELQKEYPNIPNYIISENEIKVPAGWLIETAGFKGKRFGNYGVHEKQALVLVNYGNASGKEIYALAEKIQKEILTQFKIDLEIEVNIIK from the coding sequence TTGAATATCAAAGAAAACATATCATTAAAGGAGTACAATACTTTTGGTATTGATGTAAATGCAAAACGATTTGTAAGTGTAAATTCAGTTTACCAACTACAACAATTACTTAAAGCAGAAAAAAATGTATTTCTAATTTCTGGAGGTAGCAACATGCTACTTACCAAAGATATTGACAAACTAGTTGTACATATTGATTTTAAAGGAATATCAATAGACAAAGAGGATGATGATTTTGTTTATTTAACAGTAAACGCAGGAGAAAATTGGCATGATTTTGTTTTGTATTGTGTAGCTCAAAATTATGGAGGATTAGAGAATTTAGCCTTAATACCTGGTAATGTTGGTACTTGCCCAATACAAAATATTGGGGCATATGGTGTGGAAGTTAAAGACACCATAACAAAACTAGAAGCTGTTAATCTAGAAACTACAAAGTTAGAATCATTTTCTAATGAAGATTGCAATTTTGGCTATAGAAATTCAATTTTCAAAAACTCAGTAAAGGGGAAATATGTAATTACTTCAGTTGCGTTTAAATTAACCAAAAGAAATCATAATTTAAATACTTCTTATGGTGCTATTGAAACTGAATTGGCTTCTAAACAAATTACTGAACCAACTTTAAAAGATATTTCAGATGCAGTTATTGCAATTCGAAAATCAAAATTACCTGATCCAAAAGAAATAGGAAATAGTGGAAGTTTTTTTAAAAATCCAGTGATTTCTAAATCACACTTTTTAGAACTTCAAAAAGAGTATCCTAATATACCAAATTATATCATTTCTGAAAATGAAATAAAAGTACCTGCTGGCTGGTTGATAGAAACTGCAGGGTTTAAAGGTAAGCGTTTTGGAAATTATGGAGTTCATGAAAAACAAGCTTTGGTGCTTGTAAATTATGGCAATGCTTCTGGAAAAGAAATTTATGCTCTTGCTGAAAAAATTCAAAAAGAAATTCTCACTCAATTTAAGATTGATTTAGAAATTGAGGTAAATATTATAAAATAA
- a CDS encoding RNA polymerase sigma factor produces the protein MSELDFIKELQEGKSSAFGILLNDYEQKVFNTCMSFVPNKEDAEDIAQEVFLEVFRSIHKFKGNSKLSTWIYRIATNKSLEFIRKKNTKKRFAFMQSIVGNAIPIDKTNYFTEFKHPGIILENKEQAATIFKAINTLPESQRVVFTLAKIDGKSYQEIVEITSKSLSSVESIMFRAKKNLKEKLSNLNKNR, from the coding sequence TTGAGCGAACTAGATTTTATAAAAGAATTACAAGAGGGTAAATCTTCTGCATTTGGCATATTGTTAAATGATTACGAGCAGAAAGTATTTAATACTTGTATGTCTTTTGTACCCAATAAAGAAGATGCAGAAGATATTGCCCAAGAAGTGTTTTTGGAGGTTTTTAGATCTATACATAAATTTAAAGGTAATTCTAAACTCTCTACATGGATATATAGAATAGCCACGAATAAGAGTCTAGAATTTATTCGGAAAAAAAATACTAAAAAGAGATTTGCCTTTATGCAATCTATAGTGGGTAATGCAATTCCGATTGATAAAACAAATTACTTTACAGAGTTTAAGCACCCAGGAATTATTTTAGAAAATAAAGAACAAGCTGCAACTATATTTAAAGCAATAAATACATTGCCAGAATCACAAAGAGTGGTGTTTACATTGGCTAAAATTGATGGTAAAAGTTACCAAGAAATTGTGGAAATAACTAGTAAAAGTTTATCTTCTGTAGAATCTATTATGTTTAGAGCAAAGAAAAATTTAAAAGAGAAATTAAGTAACTTAAATAAAAATAGGTAA
- a CDS encoding cytochrome-c peroxidase encodes MTFTHKFLTLLLVVSFLSCSSENEYLELTDDVTIDIDSNSDLDILAETLNLPANSFNYENVILPNHFLANGTAQEDNTPNNNPITDEGATLGRVLFYDKQLSVNNAVSCASCHDQSTGFSDVNTLSVGFNGELTARNSMGLANAKFYDNGRFFWDERAESLEEQVLLPIQDAVEMGLTLDELESKLQNEAYYSVLFTRAFGDDEISSERIALALAQFVRSMVSYQSKYDEGLAQTNNQNANFPNFTASENLGKNLFFSNRTRCSDCHDTNAFVGDRARNNGLDAVLTDEGRNDGEFKVPSLRNIELTAPFMHDGRFSTLEEVIEHYNSGVQNSAELDGRLRQGNGVRRLNLTDTEKQALVNFLRTLTDEEFIFDEKFSDPFINNE; translated from the coding sequence ATGACTTTTACCCACAAATTTCTTACGCTTCTTTTAGTTGTAAGTTTCCTGTCTTGCTCATCAGAGAATGAATATTTAGAATTAACAGATGATGTTACTATAGATATAGATTCAAATTCAGACTTAGATATTTTAGCTGAAACTTTAAATTTACCTGCCAATTCTTTCAATTACGAAAATGTAATTCTACCAAATCATTTTTTGGCAAATGGCACTGCCCAAGAAGACAATACACCTAATAATAATCCAATTACGGATGAAGGTGCTACTTTAGGTAGGGTTTTGTTTTACGATAAGCAATTGTCTGTAAATAATGCTGTGAGTTGTGCTTCATGTCACGATCAATCTACAGGTTTTTCTGATGTAAATACTTTAAGTGTAGGTTTTAACGGAGAGCTAACTGCAAGAAATTCAATGGGTTTAGCCAACGCCAAATTTTATGATAATGGTCGTTTCTTTTGGGATGAAAGAGCAGAGAGTTTAGAAGAGCAAGTATTATTACCTATTCAAGACGCTGTGGAAATGGGTTTAACATTAGATGAATTGGAGAGTAAATTGCAAAACGAAGCCTATTATTCAGTCTTATTTACTAGAGCTTTTGGAGATGATGAAATTTCTAGCGAACGAATTGCTTTAGCCTTGGCACAATTTGTAAGATCTATGGTTTCTTATCAATCAAAGTATGATGAAGGTTTAGCACAGACGAACAATCAAAATGCGAATTTTCCAAACTTTACAGCATCAGAAAACTTAGGAAAAAACTTGTTTTTCAGTAATAGAACTCGTTGTTCAGATTGTCATGATACAAATGCCTTTGTTGGAGATAGAGCAAGAAATAATGGTTTAGATGCAGTTTTAACTGATGAAGGTAGAAATGATGGTGAATTTAAAGTACCTTCTTTAAGAAATATAGAATTAACAGCACCATTTATGCATGATGGTCGTTTTTCAACTTTAGAAGAGGTGATTGAACATTACAATTCAGGTGTGCAAAATAGTGCAGAGTTAGATGGTAGATTACGTCAAGGAAATGGAGTAAGAAGACTTAATCTAACAGACACAGAAAAACAGGCGTTGGTAAATTTCTTAAGAACTTTAACAGATGAAGAGTTTATTTTTGATGAGAAGTTTTCAGATCCTTTCATTAATAATGAGTAA
- a CDS encoding pyridoxal phosphate-dependent aminotransferase, translating to MPSISIKGLHMPESPIRKLVPFAENAKKRGTKVYHLNIGQPDIKTPQIALDAVKNNTIETLSYARSEGSEEYRTKLANYYANHNVNVSADNIIVTTGGSEALLFTIGSITDAGDEIIIPEPFYANYNGFSTASGVTVVPVISKIEDNFALPKIEDFEKLITKNTKAILICNPGNPTGYMYSKEEILKLKEIVLKHDLFLIADEVYREFAYDGLEHTSVMAIEGLEDNAIVIDSVSKRYSMCGARIGCIVSKNEAFIATAIKFAQARLSPPTYALIASEAALDTPQSYFDDVKAEYVQRRDTLVAELQKIKGVKVAIPKGAFYCVAELPVADTDDFAKWMLESFNYNNETVMVAPASGFYSTEGEGKNQIRMAYVLKKEDLIKSVEILKNALEAYQA from the coding sequence ATGCCTTCAATATCTATCAAAGGACTTCATATGCCAGAATCACCAATTAGAAAATTGGTGCCATTTGCTGAAAATGCGAAAAAGAGAGGAACTAAGGTTTATCATTTAAATATTGGTCAGCCAGATATTAAAACACCTCAAATAGCTTTAGATGCTGTTAAAAACAACACTATAGAAACCTTATCTTATGCACGCTCTGAAGGTTCTGAAGAATACAGAACTAAATTGGCAAACTATTATGCAAACCATAATGTGAATGTATCTGCAGATAATATAATTGTTACTACAGGTGGTTCAGAAGCCTTACTTTTTACTATTGGTAGTATAACAGATGCAGGTGATGAAATAATTATTCCTGAACCTTTTTACGCAAATTATAATGGGTTTTCTACAGCTTCTGGAGTAACAGTTGTACCTGTAATTTCAAAAATTGAAGATAATTTTGCTTTACCAAAAATTGAAGATTTTGAGAAGCTAATTACAAAAAATACAAAAGCTATTTTAATTTGTAATCCTGGAAATCCTACAGGATACATGTACTCTAAAGAAGAGATTCTAAAATTAAAAGAAATTGTTTTAAAACATGATCTTTTTCTTATTGCAGACGAAGTTTATAGAGAATTTGCTTATGATGGTTTAGAGCATACCTCAGTAATGGCTATAGAAGGTTTAGAAGATAATGCTATTGTAATAGATTCAGTTTCTAAAAGATATAGCATGTGTGGTGCAAGAATTGGTTGTATTGTTTCTAAAAATGAAGCATTTATAGCAACAGCTATAAAATTTGCACAAGCAAGATTAAGCCCACCCACTTATGCTTTAATTGCTAGTGAAGCTGCTTTAGATACACCTCAAAGTTATTTTGATGATGTAAAAGCGGAATATGTTCAAAGAAGAGATACTTTAGTTGCTGAATTACAAAAAATAAAAGGTGTAAAAGTAGCCATACCAAAAGGTGCTTTTTATTGTGTTGCTGAATTACCAGTTGCAGATACAGATGATTTTGCAAAGTGGATGTTAGAAAGCTTTAACTACAATAACGAAACTGTAATGGTTGCACCAGCAAGCGGATTTTATTCTACTGAAGGCGAAGGAAAAAATCAAATTAGAATGGCATATGTTTTAAAGAAAGAAGATTTAATTAAATCTGTAGAAATTCTTAAGAATGCCCTAGAAGCTTATCAAGCATAA